Proteins from a genomic interval of Sandaracinaceae bacterium:
- a CDS encoding putative metal-binding motif-containing protein, protein MQPLLDGQPPRSGDGLDNNCVGGVDEGVLTTFYRDADMDSRGNPAMSMMARTAPSGYVNNSDDCNDACNTCWTGNAESCDALDNNCSGVPDEGFACIRGSAQPCTTTCGTTGTGSCTAACLLPVLLFARLPRRDLQQHRRGLRHGGR, encoded by the coding sequence GTGCAACCTCTGCTGGACGGGCAACCCCCGAGGTCTGGCGACGGTCTCGACAACAACTGCGTCGGTGGCGTGGATGAGGGCGTTCTGACCACGTTCTATCGTGACGCGGACATGGACTCGCGCGGCAACCCCGCCATGTCGATGATGGCGCGCACGGCACCCTCGGGATACGTGAACAACAGCGACGACTGCAACGACGCGTGCAACACCTGCTGGACGGGTAACGCCGAGTCGTGTGACGCGTTGGACAACAACTGCAGCGGCGTCCCCGACGAGGGCTTCGCGTGCATTCGGGGCAGCGCTCAGCCCTGCACCACCACCTGCGGCACCACAGGGACCGGCTCCTGCACGGCAGCATGCCTTCTCCCGGTCCTGCTGTTTGCACGCCTCCCCCGCCGAGACCTGCAACAGCATCGACGAGGACTGCGACACGGTGGTCGATGA
- a CDS encoding AAA family ATPase gives MDQLVILDEVHPQPGLFQELRGLIDQGRRRGTPPDAFIAPRSASMDLLRQSGKTLAGRINYLELGPLRWAGRCVPRDQSSGCGCARGFPRLSDRSSDARSARCGFDFIRTYLRRDVPNAGTAHRRGDPAPLLDDTLAPPRSPAACVGVRSGRWAWM, from the coding sequence GTGGACCAGCTGGTGATCCTGGACGAGGTGCATCCCCAACCAGGGCTGTTCCAGGAGCTGCGCGGGCTGATCGATCAGGGCCGCCGCCGGGGTACCCCACCGGACGCTTTCATTGCTCCGAGGTCTGCGTCCATGGACCTCCTGCGGCAGTCGGGGAAAACACTCGCGGGGCGTATCAACTACCTTGAGCTGGGCCCCCTCAGATGGGCTGGAAGGTGCGTGCCCCGTGACCAATCGAGCGGCTGTGGGTGCGCGCGGGGCTTTCCGAGGCTTTCTGACCGCAGCAGCGACGCACGCAGCGCCCGGTGTGGCTTTGACTTCATCCGCACTTACCTCAGGCGCGACGTGCCCAATGCTGGGACCGCGCATCGCCGCGGAGACCCTGCGCCGCTTCTGGACGATACTTTGGCACCACCAAGGAGCCCTGCTGCGTGCGTCGGCGTTCGCTCCGGTCGCTGGGCGTGGATGTAA